In Anas acuta chromosome 5, bAnaAcu1.1, whole genome shotgun sequence, a single window of DNA contains:
- the DNAL1 gene encoding dynein axonemal light chain 1 isoform X5 — MDESLSTLVNCEKLSLSTNCIERIANLNSLKNLRILSLGRNNIKNLNGLEAVGDTLEELWISYNFIEKLRGIRVMKKLKVLYMSNNLVKDWAEFARLAELPLLEDLVFVGNPLQEKYASDQKNNWIEEATKRVPKLKKLDGILVIKQEEDEEGGGN, encoded by the exons ATGGATGAATCTCTCTCCACCCTTGTTAACTGCGA gaaattgTCGTTGTCTACAAACTGCATTGAAAGAATCGCCAACCTGAACAGCCTAA aaaatttgaGAATTCTGTCTTTGGGAAGAAATAACATAAAGAACTTGAATGGATTG GAGGCAGTTGGAGACACGTTAGAGGAGTTGTGGATTTCGTATAACTTCATTGAGAAACTGCGGGGTATCCGTGTAATGAAGAAGCTGAAGGTTCTTTATATGTCAAATAATTTGGTGAAAGACTGGG CAGAGTTTGCGAGACTGGCAGAGCTGCCATTACTAGAGGATCTGGTGTTTGTAGGCAATCCACTACAAGAGAAATACGCCTCTGACCAGAAGAACAATTGGATTGAAGAAGCAACCAAACGGGTGCCCAAGCTGAAAAAGCTGGATG gtATCCTAGTTATTAAacaagaagaagatgaagaaggaggaggaaactGA
- the LOC137857481 gene encoding acyl-coenzyme A amino acid N-acyltransferase 2-like, with product MWRAAAPLRALCRAPLPPPPAPRRRAVSVAVTPSAGLADERVDTRVAGLAAGQAVTLRAVVADERGCLFQSCAHYRADGRGQLHLGTDASHGGDYTGVEPMGLFWSLAPAGMERPYQRLVPRSTGTPMRVEVLVHQGHSGPGAIHGPVMAKAEVQRWFTAPGVRRIRLKEGSVRGSLFLPPGDGPFPGVIDMYGDEGGLIEFRSSLLATRGFAALSLPYFDFEDLPKVMKEFNLEYFEEAARFLQRHPKVKGPGVGVIGTGKGAELALSMITFLPEVVAAVCISGCSSNTVADLHYGEMTLPGLRFDMNKVSVSDTGVFDTFEALDDPTNPANSPCTIPIEKAEGHFLLVVGEDDRMWKSSLYAQLAIGRLRQHGKENFALLSYPGAGHRIDPPSTPFCQVAVDRVLGVPVLGGGESKAHAHAQEHSWGKIQEFLHLHLG from the exons ATGTGGAGAGCGGCGGCCCCGCTGCGGGCCCTGTGCCgcgccccgctgccgccgccccccgcgccccggcGGCGGGCCGTGAGCGTGGCCGTGACCCCCTCCGCCGGGCTGGCGGACGAGCGGGTGGACACCCGCGtggcggggctggcggcggggcaGGCGGTGACGCTGCGGGCCGTGGTGGCGGACGAGCGCGGCTGCCTCTTCCAGTCGTGCGCGCACTACCGGGCGGACGGCCGCGGGCAGCTGCACCTGGGCACCGACGCCTCGCACGGCGGGGACTACACGGGCGTGGAGCCCATGGGGCTCTTCTGGAGCCTCGCCCCCGCCGGCATGGAGAGGCCGTACCAGCGGCTCGTCCCCCGCAGCACCGGCACGCCGATGAGGGTGGAGGTGCTGGTCCACCAGGGCCACAGCGGGCCCGGCGCCATCCACGGGCCGGTGATGGCCAAGGCCGAGGTGCAGCGCTGGTTCACGGCCCCCGGCGTGCGGAGGATCCGGCTGAAGGAGGGAAGCGTCAGGGGCTCCCTGTTCCTGCCGCCGG GCGATGGCCCCTTCCCAGGAGTGATTGACATGTATGGTGACGAAGGAGGTTTGATTGAATTTAGATCCAGTCTCCTGGCTACCCGTGGTTTTGCTGCACTTTCTCTGCCATATTTTGACTTTGAAGATCTGCCCAAGGTCATGAAAGAGTTTAACCTTGAGTACTTTGAGGAGGCAGCTAGATTTCTACAGCGTCACCCAAAG GTGAAGGGGCCAGGAGTTGGAGTAATTGGGACTGGGAAGGGGGCAGAACTAGCGCTCTCCATGATCACCTTCCTGCCAGAGGTAGTGGCTGCTGTCTGTATCTCTGGCTGTAGTTCCAACACAGTTGCTGACCTCCACTATGGTGAGATGACTCTGCCCGGGCTGCGTTTCGATATGAATAAGGTCAGTGTTTCTGACACTGGTGTGTTTGACACCTTTGAAGCTCTGGATGACCCAACGAATCCTGCTAATTCTCCTTGCACGATCCCCATTGAAAAAGCAGAAGGTCACTTTCTCCTAGTGGTAGGGGAAGATGATCGTATGTGGAAGAGCTCCTTATATGCTCAGCTGGCAATTGGGCGGCTGCGCCAGCATGGGAAAGAAAACTTTGCACTTCTGAGTTATCCCGGAGCAGGTCACCGAATCGATCCTCCTTCTACTCCCTTTTGTCAGGTGGCTGTGGATCGTGTTCTGGGGGTGCCCGTTCTGGGGGGTGGAGAGAGCAAAGCACACGCCCATGCCCAGGAGCACTCCTGGGGAAAGATTCAGGAGTTTCTGCACTTGCATCTGGGATGA
- the DNAL1 gene encoding dynein axonemal light chain 1 isoform X3, whose amino-acid sequence MPRGPPPAPLPGWDFLPGGLPALYGRQVRSPPCSPSPPCPAPPRRRCACAGGGRALATGACGVATAMAKATTIKEALAKWEEKNGQKASEAKEVKLYGQIPPVERMDESLSTLVNCEKLSLSTNCIERIANLNSLKNLRILSLGRNNIKNLNGLEAVGDTLEELWISYNFIEKLRGIRVMKKLKVLYMSNNLVKDWGNPLQEKYASDQKNNWIEEATKRVPKLKKLDGILVIKQEEDEEGGGN is encoded by the exons ATGCCCCGCGGGCCGCCCCCCGCGCCACTTCCGGGATGGGACTTTCTCCCCGGCGGCCTCCCCGCTCTCTATGGTCGCCAGGTGCGGTCGCCTCCGtgctctccctccccgccctgccccgccccgccccgccggcgCTGCGCATGCGCGGGAGGCGGCCGTGCCCTAGCAACCGGAGCGTGCGGGGTAGCAACGGCCATG gcaaAAGCAACGACTATCAAAGAAGCTCTAGCCAAGTGG gaagaaaaaaatggccaGAAGGCTTCAGAGGCAAAAGAGGTGAAACTGTATGGCCAGATTCCTCCTGTAGAGAGGATGGATGAATCTCTCTCCACCCTTGTTAACTGCGA gaaattgTCGTTGTCTACAAACTGCATTGAAAGAATCGCCAACCTGAACAGCCTAA aaaatttgaGAATTCTGTCTTTGGGAAGAAATAACATAAAGAACTTGAATGGATTG GAGGCAGTTGGAGACACGTTAGAGGAGTTGTGGATTTCGTATAACTTCATTGAGAAACTGCGGGGTATCCGTGTAATGAAGAAGCTGAAGGTTCTTTATATGTCAAATAATTTGGTGAAAGACTGGG GCAATCCACTACAAGAGAAATACGCCTCTGACCAGAAGAACAATTGGATTGAAGAAGCAACCAAACGGGTGCCCAAGCTGAAAAAGCTGGATG gtATCCTAGTTATTAAacaagaagaagatgaagaaggaggaggaaactGA
- the DNAL1 gene encoding dynein axonemal light chain 1 isoform X2, whose product MPRGPPPAPLPGWDFLPGGLPALYGRQVRSPPCSPSPPCPAPPRRRCACAGGGRALATGACGVATAMAKATTIKEALAKWEEKNGQKASEAKEVKLYGQIPPVERMDESLSTLVNCEKLSLSTNCIERIANLNSLKNLRILSLGRNNIKNLNGLEAVGDTLEELWISYNFIEKLRGIRVMKKLKVLYMSNNLVKDWEFARLAELPLLEDLVFVGNPLQEKYASDQKNNWIEEATKRVPKLKKLDGILVIKQEEDEEGGGN is encoded by the exons ATGCCCCGCGGGCCGCCCCCCGCGCCACTTCCGGGATGGGACTTTCTCCCCGGCGGCCTCCCCGCTCTCTATGGTCGCCAGGTGCGGTCGCCTCCGtgctctccctccccgccctgccccgccccgccccgccggcgCTGCGCATGCGCGGGAGGCGGCCGTGCCCTAGCAACCGGAGCGTGCGGGGTAGCAACGGCCATG gcaaAAGCAACGACTATCAAAGAAGCTCTAGCCAAGTGG gaagaaaaaaatggccaGAAGGCTTCAGAGGCAAAAGAGGTGAAACTGTATGGCCAGATTCCTCCTGTAGAGAGGATGGATGAATCTCTCTCCACCCTTGTTAACTGCGA gaaattgTCGTTGTCTACAAACTGCATTGAAAGAATCGCCAACCTGAACAGCCTAA aaaatttgaGAATTCTGTCTTTGGGAAGAAATAACATAAAGAACTTGAATGGATTG GAGGCAGTTGGAGACACGTTAGAGGAGTTGTGGATTTCGTATAACTTCATTGAGAAACTGCGGGGTATCCGTGTAATGAAGAAGCTGAAGGTTCTTTATATGTCAAATAATTTGGTGAAAGACTGGG AGTTTGCGAGACTGGCAGAGCTGCCATTACTAGAGGATCTGGTGTTTGTAGGCAATCCACTACAAGAGAAATACGCCTCTGACCAGAAGAACAATTGGATTGAAGAAGCAACCAAACGGGTGCCCAAGCTGAAAAAGCTGGATG gtATCCTAGTTATTAAacaagaagaagatgaagaaggaggaggaaactGA
- the DNAL1 gene encoding dynein axonemal light chain 1 isoform X1 yields the protein MPRGPPPAPLPGWDFLPGGLPALYGRQVRSPPCSPSPPCPAPPRRRCACAGGGRALATGACGVATAMAKATTIKEALAKWEEKNGQKASEAKEVKLYGQIPPVERMDESLSTLVNCEKLSLSTNCIERIANLNSLKNLRILSLGRNNIKNLNGLEAVGDTLEELWISYNFIEKLRGIRVMKKLKVLYMSNNLVKDWAEFARLAELPLLEDLVFVGNPLQEKYASDQKNNWIEEATKRVPKLKKLDGILVIKQEEDEEGGGN from the exons ATGCCCCGCGGGCCGCCCCCCGCGCCACTTCCGGGATGGGACTTTCTCCCCGGCGGCCTCCCCGCTCTCTATGGTCGCCAGGTGCGGTCGCCTCCGtgctctccctccccgccctgccccgccccgccccgccggcgCTGCGCATGCGCGGGAGGCGGCCGTGCCCTAGCAACCGGAGCGTGCGGGGTAGCAACGGCCATG gcaaAAGCAACGACTATCAAAGAAGCTCTAGCCAAGTGG gaagaaaaaaatggccaGAAGGCTTCAGAGGCAAAAGAGGTGAAACTGTATGGCCAGATTCCTCCTGTAGAGAGGATGGATGAATCTCTCTCCACCCTTGTTAACTGCGA gaaattgTCGTTGTCTACAAACTGCATTGAAAGAATCGCCAACCTGAACAGCCTAA aaaatttgaGAATTCTGTCTTTGGGAAGAAATAACATAAAGAACTTGAATGGATTG GAGGCAGTTGGAGACACGTTAGAGGAGTTGTGGATTTCGTATAACTTCATTGAGAAACTGCGGGGTATCCGTGTAATGAAGAAGCTGAAGGTTCTTTATATGTCAAATAATTTGGTGAAAGACTGGG CAGAGTTTGCGAGACTGGCAGAGCTGCCATTACTAGAGGATCTGGTGTTTGTAGGCAATCCACTACAAGAGAAATACGCCTCTGACCAGAAGAACAATTGGATTGAAGAAGCAACCAAACGGGTGCCCAAGCTGAAAAAGCTGGATG gtATCCTAGTTATTAAacaagaagaagatgaagaaggaggaggaaactGA
- the DNAL1 gene encoding dynein axonemal light chain 1 isoform X4, giving the protein MPRGPPPAPLPGWDFLPGGLPALYGRQAKATTIKEALAKWEEKNGQKASEAKEVKLYGQIPPVERMDESLSTLVNCEKLSLSTNCIERIANLNSLKNLRILSLGRNNIKNLNGLEAVGDTLEELWISYNFIEKLRGIRVMKKLKVLYMSNNLVKDWAEFARLAELPLLEDLVFVGNPLQEKYASDQKNNWIEEATKRVPKLKKLDGILVIKQEEDEEGGGN; this is encoded by the exons ATGCCCCGCGGGCCGCCCCCCGCGCCACTTCCGGGATGGGACTTTCTCCCCGGCGGCCTCCCCGCTCTCTATGGTCGCCAG gcaaAAGCAACGACTATCAAAGAAGCTCTAGCCAAGTGG gaagaaaaaaatggccaGAAGGCTTCAGAGGCAAAAGAGGTGAAACTGTATGGCCAGATTCCTCCTGTAGAGAGGATGGATGAATCTCTCTCCACCCTTGTTAACTGCGA gaaattgTCGTTGTCTACAAACTGCATTGAAAGAATCGCCAACCTGAACAGCCTAA aaaatttgaGAATTCTGTCTTTGGGAAGAAATAACATAAAGAACTTGAATGGATTG GAGGCAGTTGGAGACACGTTAGAGGAGTTGTGGATTTCGTATAACTTCATTGAGAAACTGCGGGGTATCCGTGTAATGAAGAAGCTGAAGGTTCTTTATATGTCAAATAATTTGGTGAAAGACTGGG CAGAGTTTGCGAGACTGGCAGAGCTGCCATTACTAGAGGATCTGGTGTTTGTAGGCAATCCACTACAAGAGAAATACGCCTCTGACCAGAAGAACAATTGGATTGAAGAAGCAACCAAACGGGTGCCCAAGCTGAAAAAGCTGGATG gtATCCTAGTTATTAAacaagaagaagatgaagaaggaggaggaaactGA